The Mucilaginibacter gracilis genomic interval ATAATGGCCACCAGGTACATTTTGTTACCTATAACCAACCCGCCCGCCTCGATTTTTTTTCGGAAAATCTTTTTTATCACGAGGTATCTATATCCAAATATCCACTGTTTGATTATCCGCCTTATGAGCTTGCCCTGGCCAGCAAACTGGTTGATGTGGTACGGTTTGAAAACCTGGATATTTTGCATGTACACTATGCCATTCCGCATGCTTCGGCGGCATTTATGGCTAAACAGATATTACTTACTTACGGTATTCATATACCGGTGGTTACCACACTGCACGGCACCGATATTACGCTGGTTGGTAAAGATCGTACCTATAAACCGGTAGTTACCTTTTCCATCAATAAATCCGACGGAGTAACCGCCGTTTCGCAGGATTTAAAGGACGACACCTTAAAGTTTTTTGAGATAGAAAACGAAATAAGGGTAATACCAAACTTTATTGATTTAAAGCGCTTTAGCATGAAAGCTAAAGATCACTTTAAAAAAGCTATAGCACCCGCAGGCGAAAAAATATTGATCCATACATCCAACTTCCGTAAAGTTAAGCGCACGCAGGATGTTATCCGGATATTTGCCATTGTAAACAAAACCATACCGTCTAAATTGTTGATGGTTGGCGATGGGCCCGAACGATCAGAATGCGAACAGCTTTGCCGCGATTTGCATGTTACCGATAACGTTCGTTTTTTAGGAAAACAGGAAGCAATTGAAGAAATACTTTCAGTGTCCGATCTGTTTATGATGCCATCACAATCAGAAAGCTTTGGCCTGGCCGCGTTGGAAGCCATGGCTTGCCGTGTACCCGTAATTAGCTCTAATGCAGGTGGCTTGCCCGAACTGAATATTGAAGGCGTAACGGGCTTTATGTGCGAGCCGGGAGATATTGACGGCATGGCCGAAAAAGCCATCTATATTTTAGAAAACGACGAGCGGCTTGATACCTTTAAAAACAACTCGCTTGCACGGGCAAAAGAGTTTGATTTAAGCCTGATACTACCTGTTTACGAAAGCTATTACCAGGAAGTAATTGCGCGCAGCAAGGCCATCGCATAAAAGCTTACTAAAAAAATGAAGATCCATATTTTTGGTGCTTCGGGCTCGGGGGTAACAACCTTGGGGTTGGCATTGGCCGAAAAAACAGGTTACCCTTATTTTGATGCCGACCAATTTTTTTGGGAAAAGAGCAACCCGCCATTCACCATACGCCGGGATGCCGAAGAAAGAAACGCGCTTTTACATCAGCAACTCGCGGAAAATGAAAATTGGATATTAGGTGGCTCCATAGTGCAATGGGGCGATAGCTTTCCGCCACTTTTTGATCTTACTGTATTTTTGCTAATCCCGCACGATGTTCGCATAGCCCGTTTAAAGCAGCGCGAATTTGAACGTTACGGCGATATTATTTTCACCGATGAGTTAAGAAACAAACAATACCAGGATTTTATTATCTGGGCATCCGGCTACGACGATAATACTACCATAAGCCCGGGTGGGCGTGGCATGGGGCGCACGTTGCAGGTACACCGTGAGTGGATTAAAAAATTAAATAATGGTTTTTTAGAAATATCCGGCGATACCACAGTTAAACAAAGGCTCGATTTTATACTAAACTCCATCAAACATTTTTAAGTTTAAAAGGATTATATCATTTTTGGCAGGGTTTGTGCTTATGTTAAGGCAAACTTTAAAACAATTATTTTTTTATGAAACGTATTATTCAAATCAGCGTTAATTTTTTAGCAGTAATTATATTGGTAACCGGCTGTACGGTGGTTAACAAAACCGCCGGGGTAGACCGCAGTAAATTTGTAGGCACCTGGACAATTACCTCCGTTACTTACGAAGGTATTTTAGGCAATGCAGTATCTAAAGTGTTCGACCAGGCTTCGCCAAATGCTTTTGTTGGTAGCACATGGCAATTAACAAACAGTGGCAATGCGGTATATACTTTAACGGACGGAACAGCGCAAAGCATTTATTGGTCGTACTACAATCCGGGTGCAGGCGAGCAGTCTATGTTCCAATTCAAAAAAGTATACCAGGGCGATAAGGTGAAAAACATCGACAGTGGCTACCGCCTTGTTATAGCTAATATTGATAACTCAAGCATGACGCTAAAAGTACCCGTAAACGCCGACGGCAGGGCCGCCTATGTAGTTTACTCGTTTATTAAAAAGTAAGCGAGTTTATATCCACATCTCATTAAAAGGCACGGAACATTAAACTATTTATTAGCTAAAACCTTTTAAATGGTTTAATTTTCCGCGCCTTTAATTCTTTATACAGCTCAATTACATACAAGGCATCATAAATAAAAATGGCCACAAACAGCAATTGCATTAATGCCGAGTGACTATAGGTTTTTGTTTGTGTATAAAATGCAATTGAGGCTAATAAAGTACCAAGGCACTTAAACAAGGCTATATACATGCTTTGGCCCCCAACTGATTTGCGTTCGCGAAGCATGGCAATAAACAATACCGACATCATTAAATTTTGCCCAAAGGCCGCATAAGCACCATATTGGTCTTTAAGGGCGCTGCTTAAAAATACAATGAGCAAACAGGTTATGCTAAAACCCAGCAAAAACTGAGCGTAAAACGCCCACGTGCGGCGTACCCGTGCTATAACCGGCCCAAAACGCAAATATTGCAGCAATATCAATACATCAAAACCAAACCATATTCGGTCCACAATTAATTGCGGCGCCGAGTGCGGCAACACAAAAGAGTAAATAGTTTCCCAGGCTAAATTGGCAAACAGAGCCGCGGCAGGCATGCCGTAACTCATATCAAACATGCCGCGTCTGATGATAAGTAAATAGGTTATCGTCCAGCATACACCCGAGCCTATCATTATTTGATCAAAAACCGTCATATCTAAAATATGCATGAAATGTACAAAATAAGTATGTCATTTTCAATGTAAAAACGCAGTGTTTTAAATACATACAAACAAAAAAGGGCGAACCACTCATCATGGTACACCCTAGGTATTCAATATTAATTACTAATTAACCTGCGTAAGTTGCAGTTAAAGTTATAGGCACGTTTAATGCTTTCGAGATAATGCAATTTGCTTTTGCACCTTCGGCAATTTCTTGAAATTTGGCGTTATCAATACCCTCAATTGCCGATGCAGTTAGTTCTAAATGGATACCGGTTATTGATAATGCAGCCATATCCAAATCAAGCACCGCTTGTGTATCCAGGTCGTTAGGTGTAAAACCAGCCTGGGTTAAAGCAGCGCCAACGGCCATAGTAAAACAGCCTGCATGTGCAGCAGCAATTAACTCTTCGGGGTTTGTGCCAA includes:
- a CDS encoding OsmC family protein, with protein sequence MKRTAKAHWNGTLQAGSGKISTQSTVLNDTQFSFKTRFADGVGTNPEELIAAAHAGCFTMAVGAALTQAGFTPNDLDTQAVLDLDMAALSITGIHLELTASAIEGIDNAKFQEIAEGAKANCIISKALNVPITLTATYAG
- the bshA gene encoding N-acetyl-alpha-D-glucosaminyl L-malate synthase BshA; protein product: MKIGIVCYPTFGGSGVVATELGKALADNGHQVHFVTYNQPARLDFFSENLFYHEVSISKYPLFDYPPYELALASKLVDVVRFENLDILHVHYAIPHASAAFMAKQILLTYGIHIPVVTTLHGTDITLVGKDRTYKPVVTFSINKSDGVTAVSQDLKDDTLKFFEIENEIRVIPNFIDLKRFSMKAKDHFKKAIAPAGEKILIHTSNFRKVKRTQDVIRIFAIVNKTIPSKLLMVGDGPERSECEQLCRDLHVTDNVRFLGKQEAIEEILSVSDLFMMPSQSESFGLAALEAMACRVPVISSNAGGLPELNIEGVTGFMCEPGDIDGMAEKAIYILENDERLDTFKNNSLARAKEFDLSLILPVYESYYQEVIARSKAIA
- a CDS encoding transmembrane-type terpene cyclase, translating into MHILDMTVFDQIMIGSGVCWTITYLLIIRRGMFDMSYGMPAAALFANLAWETIYSFVLPHSAPQLIVDRIWFGFDVLILLQYLRFGPVIARVRRTWAFYAQFLLGFSITCLLIVFLSSALKDQYGAYAAFGQNLMMSVLFIAMLRERKSVGGQSMYIALFKCLGTLLASIAFYTQTKTYSHSALMQLLFVAIFIYDALYVIELYKELKARKIKPFKRF
- a CDS encoding P-loop NTPase family protein, with product MKIHIFGASGSGVTTLGLALAEKTGYPYFDADQFFWEKSNPPFTIRRDAEERNALLHQQLAENENWILGGSIVQWGDSFPPLFDLTVFLLIPHDVRIARLKQREFERYGDIIFTDELRNKQYQDFIIWASGYDDNTTISPGGRGMGRTLQVHREWIKKLNNGFLEISGDTTVKQRLDFILNSIKHF
- a CDS encoding lipocalin family protein — translated: MKRIIQISVNFLAVIILVTGCTVVNKTAGVDRSKFVGTWTITSVTYEGILGNAVSKVFDQASPNAFVGSTWQLTNSGNAVYTLTDGTAQSIYWSYYNPGAGEQSMFQFKKVYQGDKVKNIDSGYRLVIANIDNSSMTLKVPVNADGRAAYVVYSFIKK